Proteins encoded within one genomic window of Platichthys flesus chromosome 17, fPlaFle2.1, whole genome shotgun sequence:
- the LOC133972115 gene encoding uncharacterized protein LOC133972115, whose protein sequence is MGSSMGCVRPPREGDLGAPPLSPKKRLRFRRKHKGKKNKRGAAEKEDYEQQRSHEADEREEEDEEEGNPVVENVDSDFSNRARTLTSVPDPQSTHSKTNLHSNTLSPGSTGAGGGGLWGNRVLEVSPKPSPAWRGVFCLPGEEDTVSAIIDVSSIPSQTTTTSPVNTAPALGSTTPGGGRVIRVREKVQGVLEKPWILRQKKEKKDKRRAEREETRDDGVKGGPEGSVQTSSHREHKGVVTIREVDGKLCVVRTMYPRDYGSPVWRGESDSEVEVRKEPPAPSPVTGNVLKVLLSEEDKSRAKMAAGETPLSWNQFQIQETMNVKGFTLDSPARAQERTSLLESGYASDFPLTSPETAGTTPSQTDWGGLTSSSSERLDSMMESPLSAQQLAAVKFLPQVCVVLSNPQILYLCLCPQRVSTEPFSDVNSGECRNKWVQTFSGVCLSYLKFTSGDSEILRSDTITTTERHLCPLRPSLARDNINNPTRSL, encoded by the coding sequence ATGGGCAGCTCCATGGGCTGCGTGAGGCCCCCCCGGGAGGGGGACCTCGGAGCCCCCCCACTTTCACCAAAGAAGCGCCTGCGTTTCAGACGTAAGCACAAGGGCAAGAAGAACAAGAGAGGAGCGGCAGAGAAAGAAGACTACGAACAACAAAGAAGTCATGAGGCtgatgaaagagaggaagaggatgaagaggagggaaaccCAGTTGTAGAAAACGTAGATTCAGATTTTAGCAACAGAGCTCGGACTCTCACATCAGTGCCTGACCCCCAGTCCACTCATTCCAAAACAAATCTGCACAGTAATACTCTTTCCCCGGGCTCCACGGGGGCCggtggaggaggcctgtgggGCAACCGAGTGCTTGAGGTGTCCCCCAAGCCCAGCCCGGCCTGGAGAGGCGTCTTCTGCCTTCCAGGGGAGGAGGACACTGTCAGCGCCATCATAGATGTGTCCAGCATCCCGAGccaaaccaccaccaccagcccgGTCAACACAGCCCCGGCCCTGGGCAGCACCACTCCCGGTGGAGGGAGGGTGATTCGTGTCAGGGAGAAGGTCCAAGGTGTCCTGGAGAAACCTTGGATCCTCCgacagaagaaggagaaaaaagacaagaggagagcggagagagaggaaacgagGGATGACGGTGTAAAGGGAGGACCTGAGGGTTCGGTGCAGACATCGTCACACAGGGAGCATAAGGGGGTGGTCACTATCCGAGAGGTGGATGGTAAACTCTGCGTGGTGAGGACAATGTACCCCAGGGACTATGGCTCCCCGGTGTGGAGGGGTGAAAGTgacagtgaggtggaggtgCGTAAAGAACCTCCTGCCCCATCTCCGGTCACAGGAAATGTCCTCAAAGTCCTACTGTCGGAGGAGGACAAGAGTAGAGCCAAAATGGCTGCAGGTGAGACGCCATTGTCCTGGAACCAGTTTCAGATTCAGGAGACAATGAATGTCAAGGGATTCACGTTGGACTCTCCAGCTCGAGCACAGGAGAGGACGTCTCTTTTGGAGTCGGGCTACGCCAGCGACTTCCCACTCACCTCTCCAGAAACAGCGGGCACCACTCCCAGTCAGACGGACTGGGGAGGGCTGACCAGCAGCTCGTCAGAGAGACTGGACTCCATGATGGAGAGTCCTCTGTCAGCACAGCAACTGGCAGCGGTGAAGTTCCTGCCACAGGTTTGTGTCGTGTTGTCCAACCCTCAAATTCTTtacctgtgtctctgtccacagAGAGTTAGTACCgagccgttttcagacgtgaactccggagaatgtcgaAACAAGTGGGTCcagacattctccggagtttgtctttcatatTTGAAGTTCACATCGGGAGATTCTGAGATTCTGAGATCAGACACGATCACAACCACAGAAAGACATCTCTGTCCCTTACGTCCATCGCTTGCTAGAGACAACATCAACAATCCCACTCGCTCCCTGTGA